One Neoarius graeffei isolate fNeoGra1 chromosome 19, fNeoGra1.pri, whole genome shotgun sequence genomic region harbors:
- the LOC132867839 gene encoding eotaxin-like: MHRQSAQREREREREKEREKIMTVFKISTGTFVFILILSIFIVDTEPARCCLSYVRRPVRCSRLKGFSIQEITRNCDIRAIIFETWNRKFICADLKERWTQDRITCLRKTAAVLANSQPVNLG; the protein is encoded by the exons ATGCACCGTCAGtctgctcagagagagagagaaagagagagagaaaaagagagagagaaaatcatgACTGTGTTTAAGATTTCCACTGGAACGTTTGTGTTCATCCTCATCCTCAGCATCTTCATCGTGGACACAGAACCAG CGCGGTGCTGTTTGTCTTACGTGCGGAGACCTGTTCGCTGCAGCCGGCTGAAAGGCTTCTCCATCCAGGAAATCACCAGAAACTGTGACATCAGAGCCATAAT ATTCGAGACCTGGAACAGGAAATTCATCTGCGCTGATCTGAAGGAGCGATGGACTCAAGACAGGATCACGTGCTTACG gaAGACGGCTGCAGTTCTGGCGAATTCTCAGCCAGTGAACTTAGGATGA